The proteins below are encoded in one region of Streptomyces sp. NBC_00490:
- a CDS encoding oxygenase MpaB family protein: MARFKRSEVRPHEDYGFFGPGSVVWKVWSYPTAPTVGFQRAVVVEELDPPLVAAVHGTQGIYQRARTRYDRTLRYFAMVAFAGSREVSKAADILVKVHSKAIGQLPYGGGTYDANDPASQLWIQLTGWHSILYAYEKYGPGKLTAREEQEYWEACALAAELQTCSPDDVPRTRDGIRAYFAQMRPRLSASPIARQAMNHLLRTELVLPPVPLWAKPVRMAVAKAQRIATIATMPRWMREMAGIRQSRLLDLLIVPVMKVSFALAHLNPRVELRLLGLLSPSTVPVVAPIKLGIPARKEEVLTPAEARARYGYAKPAEAHLEFRARQSARVFGDGKAPSDQGLIESQDVLGPLA, encoded by the coding sequence ATGGCGAGGTTCAAGCGCAGCGAGGTCCGACCGCACGAGGACTACGGCTTCTTCGGGCCCGGCTCGGTGGTGTGGAAGGTCTGGAGCTATCCGACCGCGCCGACCGTGGGATTCCAGCGGGCCGTGGTGGTGGAGGAGCTCGACCCGCCGCTGGTGGCCGCCGTGCACGGTACCCAGGGCATCTACCAGCGCGCCCGCACGCGCTACGACCGGACCCTGCGGTACTTCGCCATGGTCGCCTTCGCCGGTTCGCGTGAGGTGTCCAAGGCCGCGGACATCCTGGTCAAGGTCCATTCCAAGGCGATCGGCCAACTGCCGTACGGCGGTGGGACGTACGACGCCAACGACCCGGCCTCCCAGCTGTGGATCCAGCTCACCGGCTGGCACTCGATCCTCTACGCGTACGAGAAGTACGGCCCCGGCAAGCTCACCGCGCGGGAGGAGCAGGAGTACTGGGAGGCGTGTGCGCTCGCCGCGGAGCTCCAGACGTGCTCCCCGGACGACGTCCCCCGCACCCGTGACGGGATCCGGGCGTACTTCGCGCAGATGCGCCCCCGGCTGTCCGCCAGCCCGATCGCGCGTCAGGCCATGAACCACTTGCTGCGGACAGAGCTGGTACTGCCGCCGGTGCCGCTGTGGGCGAAGCCGGTGCGCATGGCCGTCGCGAAGGCGCAGCGGATCGCCACGATCGCCACCATGCCGCGCTGGATGCGTGAGATGGCGGGGATCAGGCAGTCCCGCCTGCTCGACCTCCTCATCGTGCCCGTCATGAAGGTGTCCTTCGCCCTCGCCCACCTCAACCCCCGGGTCGAACTGCGCCTGTTGGGCCTGCTGTCGCCCTCCACGGTCCCGGTGGTCGCCCCGATCAAGCTGGGCATCCCTGCCCGCAAGGAGGAAGTGCTGACCCCGGCGGAAGCCCGCGCCCGCTACGGCTACGCCAAGCCCGCCGAAGCCCACCTCGAGTTCCGGGCCCGCCAGTCCGCCCGCGTCTTCGGCGACGGCAAGGCCCCCAGCGACCAGGGGCTCATCGAGTCCCAGGACGTCCTGGGCCCGCTGGCCTGA
- a CDS encoding TetR/AcrR family transcriptional regulator translates to MPIEERREQLLDAALAVIVSDGYDRVSIDAIAKRAGVARSVVYGAFENLDALLTALLDRQQARAFERLLRTVPDAGGLRDPGAFASEAVRRMADMLHEDPDTWRLILLPPGNMPVVVRDRIEADRERFRLLVEKWLSLALAGRSDPGLDAQVLAHALVACAEHFGRVALTEPEKFDLPRLTGQVRLILGALWPTP, encoded by the coding sequence GTGCCGATCGAGGAACGTCGTGAGCAACTGCTCGACGCGGCCCTGGCCGTCATCGTCAGCGACGGCTACGACCGGGTCTCCATCGACGCCATCGCCAAGCGCGCCGGGGTCGCCCGGTCGGTGGTCTACGGCGCCTTCGAGAACCTCGACGCCCTGCTCACCGCGCTGCTCGACCGGCAGCAGGCCCGCGCCTTCGAACGGCTGCTGAGGACCGTTCCCGACGCGGGCGGGCTGCGCGACCCGGGGGCGTTCGCCTCCGAGGCGGTGCGCCGGATGGCCGACATGCTCCACGAGGACCCGGACACCTGGCGGTTGATCCTGCTGCCGCCGGGCAACATGCCGGTCGTCGTCCGCGACCGTATCGAGGCCGACCGGGAGCGGTTCCGGCTGCTGGTCGAGAAGTGGCTCTCCCTCGCCCTGGCCGGCCGGAGTGATCCGGGGCTCGACGCGCAGGTCCTCGCCCACGCCCTCGTCGCCTGTGCGGAACACTTCGGCCGCGTCGCGCTCACCGAACCCGAGAAGTTCGACCTGCCACGGCTGACGGGCCAAGTGCGGTTGATCCTCGGCGCGTTGTGGCCGACGCCCTGA
- a CDS encoding expansin EXLX1 family cellulose-binding protein, giving the protein MASSSSHRRRPPRRGTWVLSAIVVATVALVAALIVAFVPDDGHEATASASAVDAKASAAPTTPEPTPSSASPKASATPTKAKPSGTPSPTAGTPKARPSTAAPRKTSATVGSQAGRIRPGTTYKGVATFYDTGNGDGACSYGPTSDTMTAAMNHTDYETSQACGAYVLVRAGGASVTVRITNECPLPCAPGQLDLSPQAFAKLAAPSRGQIPVTWTLLSPATSEKISIRYKTGSSRYWCGIQAIGHRNPLARLEVRTGSGWTRLARTGYNYFLSEQGSGCGGSIRITDIYGEQLTIDGIALRAEAVQPTGVQFAAH; this is encoded by the coding sequence GTGGCGTCGTCCTCCTCACACCGCCGTCGTCCCCCTCGGCGGGGCACCTGGGTGCTCTCCGCGATCGTCGTGGCGACCGTCGCGCTCGTCGCCGCCCTGATCGTGGCCTTCGTCCCCGACGACGGGCACGAGGCCACCGCATCCGCCTCCGCCGTGGACGCCAAGGCGAGCGCGGCGCCCACCACACCGGAGCCGACACCGTCCTCGGCATCCCCGAAGGCCTCGGCGACGCCCACGAAGGCCAAGCCCTCCGGTACGCCGTCGCCGACCGCCGGCACGCCGAAGGCCCGGCCCTCGACCGCCGCCCCGCGAAAGACGTCCGCCACGGTGGGATCACAGGCCGGACGGATCCGCCCCGGGACCACCTACAAAGGGGTGGCCACGTTCTACGACACCGGCAACGGTGACGGCGCCTGCTCCTACGGTCCCACCAGCGACACCATGACCGCGGCGATGAACCACACCGACTACGAGACCTCCCAGGCCTGCGGAGCGTATGTGCTCGTGCGCGCCGGTGGTGCCTCCGTGACGGTCCGGATCACCAACGAGTGCCCGCTGCCCTGCGCACCCGGTCAACTCGACCTCAGCCCCCAGGCCTTCGCCAAGCTCGCCGCCCCCTCGCGCGGCCAGATCCCGGTCACCTGGACCCTGCTCAGCCCCGCCACGTCCGAGAAGATCTCGATCCGCTACAAGACCGGCTCCAGCCGCTACTGGTGCGGAATCCAGGCCATCGGCCACCGCAATCCGCTGGCCCGCCTGGAGGTGCGCACGGGCAGTGGCTGGACCCGTCTGGCCCGTACCGGGTACAACTACTTCCTCTCCGAGCAGGGCAGCGGGTGCGGCGGATCGATCAGGATCACCGACATCTACGGCGAGCAGCTGACGATCGACGGGATCGCACTGCGTGCGGAGGCCGTGCAGCCGACCGGAGTCCAGTTCGCCGCGCACTGA
- a CDS encoding GNAT family N-acetyltransferase → MPIEVRPASVFEDVRAVLGPKSPTANVCWCLSYRIPSKLNNELRGPARGEYVAGLCRAGLPPGVLAYDGDEPVGWAAVAPRSETTFARNRKIPHLDDLPVWSLWCVRVRPGHRKQGISHALITGAVDFARAHGAPVIEAYPLDNGDARVDLTMAYAGIRRNFERAGFAHVADTTSVLAGHPRILMRLDLR, encoded by the coding sequence ATGCCCATCGAGGTACGCCCGGCTTCGGTCTTCGAGGACGTCCGAGCGGTGCTCGGACCGAAGTCGCCCACCGCGAACGTCTGCTGGTGCCTGAGCTACCGGATTCCCTCCAAGCTCAACAACGAGCTGCGAGGCCCGGCCCGCGGAGAGTATGTCGCCGGGCTGTGCCGCGCGGGGCTTCCTCCGGGAGTGCTCGCCTACGACGGTGACGAACCCGTCGGCTGGGCCGCTGTGGCACCGCGCTCGGAGACGACCTTCGCGCGCAACCGGAAGATCCCCCACCTCGACGACCTGCCGGTGTGGTCGCTGTGGTGCGTCCGCGTGCGCCCCGGCCATCGCAAGCAGGGGATCTCGCACGCCCTCATCACCGGAGCCGTCGACTTCGCCCGCGCGCACGGCGCACCGGTGATCGAGGCCTACCCCCTGGACAACGGCGACGCCCGGGTCGATCTGACGATGGCGTACGCCGGTATCCGCAGGAACTTCGAGCGTGCCGGATTCGCGCACGTCGCCGACACGACGTCCGTGCTCGCCGGCCATCCGCGGATCCTGATGCGCCTCGATCTGCGCTGA
- a CDS encoding GNAT family N-acetyltransferase, translated as MAHWELRPASTADVEAIAELRAVVMRPDLERLGRFDEQRVRQRLRDSFVPEYAWAIEVGGAFAGCVALRPAEDAHWLEHFFVAPHLQGSGVGSGVLRELLERCDRDGLLVRLNVLRGSAARRLYERHGFTTESEDPIDVFMVRKPAYGLGDG; from the coding sequence ATTGCGCACTGGGAACTGCGGCCGGCGTCGACGGCCGACGTCGAGGCGATCGCCGAGCTGCGTGCCGTGGTGATGCGGCCGGACCTGGAGCGGCTCGGGCGGTTCGACGAGCAGCGGGTACGGCAGCGGCTGCGGGACAGCTTCGTCCCCGAGTACGCCTGGGCCATCGAGGTGGGCGGTGCGTTCGCCGGTTGCGTGGCACTGCGGCCCGCCGAGGACGCCCACTGGCTGGAACACTTCTTCGTGGCACCGCACCTCCAGGGGAGCGGGGTCGGCTCGGGCGTGCTGCGGGAGTTGCTGGAGCGGTGTGACCGCGACGGTCTGCTGGTCCGGTTGAACGTGCTCCGGGGCAGCGCGGCCCGACGGCTGTACGAGCGGCACGGGTTCACGACCGAGTCGGAGGATCCGATCGACGTGTTCATGGTGCGCAAGCCGGCATACGGCCTGGGCGACGGTTGA
- a CDS encoding fructosamine kinase family protein yields MADGGQDDRTGGGMMREDGEGPGAVAARLTGRAVVAQRRLTGEVTEVALDGGPVIVKEAGSASAARAEAAGLGWLAEARAVRVPVVHGLDRRWLVTGCVPEGPPSAAAAVRFGRELAGLHAAGAPAFGAPPPDGAAEAYIGLAPMRNVPGSDWPRWYAEHRVLPYLRRAVDRGTVLRDETVVVERVCERLADLAGPSEAPARLHGDLWSGNVLWGADGHVWLIDPAAHGGHRETDLAMLQLFGCPRLTEVLEGYQDTAPLAAGWRQRVGLHQLFPLLVHAVLFGRPYAEQALGTARRLLSEAGH; encoded by the coding sequence ATGGCGGACGGAGGCCAGGACGACCGGACCGGCGGAGGCATGATGCGCGAGGACGGTGAAGGGCCCGGGGCTGTGGCCGCACGGCTGACCGGGCGGGCGGTGGTGGCACAGCGGCGGTTGACCGGTGAGGTCACCGAAGTCGCGCTGGACGGTGGGCCGGTGATCGTCAAGGAGGCCGGGAGCGCGAGTGCCGCGCGAGCCGAGGCCGCCGGGCTGGGGTGGCTGGCCGAGGCGAGGGCGGTGCGAGTGCCGGTCGTGCACGGCCTCGACCGGCGGTGGCTGGTGACCGGTTGTGTTCCGGAGGGGCCGCCGAGCGCCGCGGCCGCGGTCCGGTTCGGTCGTGAACTCGCCGGGCTGCATGCCGCTGGTGCGCCGGCGTTCGGGGCGCCACCGCCCGACGGCGCTGCCGAGGCGTACATCGGGCTCGCCCCGATGCGGAATGTGCCGGGGAGCGACTGGCCCCGCTGGTACGCCGAACACCGGGTGCTGCCCTATCTGCGTCGGGCTGTCGACCGTGGCACCGTGCTGCGCGACGAGACGGTCGTGGTGGAGCGGGTCTGCGAGCGCCTGGCCGACCTCGCCGGGCCGAGTGAGGCACCGGCGCGGCTGCACGGGGATCTGTGGAGCGGCAATGTGCTGTGGGGCGCCGACGGCCATGTGTGGCTGATCGATCCGGCGGCACACGGCGGGCATCGCGAGACCGACCTCGCCATGCTCCAGCTCTTCGGCTGTCCCCGTCTCACGGAGGTGCTGGAGGGCTACCAGGACACCGCGCCCCTCGCCGCCGGCTGGCGGCAGCGCGTCGGCCTGCACCAGCTCTTCCCGCTCCTGGTCCACGCCGTACTCTTCGGCCGCCCCTACGCCGAACAGGCCCTCGGCACGGCACGGCGGCTCCTGTCCGAAGCCGGCCACTGA
- a CDS encoding SDR family oxidoreductase, which produces MRVLIIGGSGFLGTELVRRATASGWETAATYHSRPATAPGVTWHHVDLRDPRRIDEVLASVAPDAVINATSGQGDWAVTADGSIRLVMAAARRRCRLVHVSSDAVFSGSRIHYGESCLPDPVTPYGAAKAAAESAVRLLAPGAAVARTSLIIGDGGSAHERMVHDLATGTDDGVLFTDTVRCPVHVEDLARALLELAASDRPGVFHLAGPDALSRHHLGVLIARRDGLDPARLPAGRRTDSRTPGALDVRLDSAATQGRIVTRLRGAREFLRAGHGPHSGDRG; this is translated from the coding sequence ATGAGAGTGCTGATCATCGGCGGGAGCGGGTTTCTGGGAACGGAGCTCGTGCGCCGGGCGACGGCCTCGGGCTGGGAGACGGCGGCGACGTACCATTCCCGCCCCGCAACCGCCCCCGGAGTCACGTGGCACCACGTCGACCTTCGTGACCCCCGCCGGATCGACGAGGTTCTTGCCTCGGTCGCCCCCGACGCCGTCATCAACGCGACGAGTGGACAGGGCGACTGGGCGGTCACGGCCGACGGCTCGATTCGCCTGGTGATGGCCGCCGCGCGTCGCCGCTGCCGTCTGGTGCACGTCTCCAGCGACGCGGTGTTCTCCGGGTCCCGGATTCACTACGGCGAGAGCTGCCTGCCCGATCCGGTCACCCCGTACGGCGCGGCCAAAGCCGCCGCCGAGAGCGCGGTGCGGCTCCTGGCTCCGGGCGCCGCGGTCGCTCGCACTTCGTTGATCATCGGGGACGGCGGATCGGCGCACGAGCGCATGGTGCACGACCTGGCGACGGGCACCGACGACGGCGTCCTGTTCACCGACACCGTCCGCTGCCCGGTGCACGTCGAGGATCTCGCCCGCGCCCTCCTCGAACTCGCGGCGTCCGACCGGCCCGGAGTCTTCCACCTCGCGGGACCGGACGCCCTCAGCCGCCACCACCTCGGTGTCCTCATCGCCCGCCGCGACGGCCTCGACCCGGCCCGGCTGCCCGCCGGACGCCGGACCGACAGCCGCACACCCGGCGCCCTCGACGTCCGCCTCGACAGCGCTGCCACCCAGGGGCGCATCGTCACGCGCCTGCGCGGCGCCCGCGAGTTCCTTCGCGCGGGGCACGGCCCGCATTCCGGCGACCGGGGGTAG
- a CDS encoding AAA family ATPase, with protein sequence MTTVPSPTRLIVLRGNSASGKSSVAAGLRERYGRGIALVSQDTLRRDVLRERDVPGAANIGLIDLTVRHALEHGFHTVLEGILYVAHYGGMLAGLLADYGDRAHCYYLDVPFEETLSRHATKPIADTVGTDELRSWYRPLDLLPGGVETVIPASSTLDATVGQVMSALGVRHAPPAPR encoded by the coding sequence GTGACGACGGTCCCCTCCCCCACCAGGCTGATCGTGCTGCGCGGAAACAGTGCGAGCGGCAAGAGTTCGGTGGCCGCCGGGCTGCGCGAGCGCTACGGCAGGGGCATCGCCCTGGTCAGTCAGGACACCCTGCGCCGCGATGTGCTGCGCGAGCGTGACGTCCCCGGCGCCGCGAACATCGGCCTGATCGACCTGACCGTGCGGCACGCCCTGGAGCACGGCTTTCACACGGTGCTGGAAGGCATCCTGTACGTCGCCCACTACGGCGGCATGCTCGCCGGGCTGCTCGCCGACTACGGTGACCGCGCCCACTGCTACTACCTGGACGTCCCCTTCGAGGAGACTCTGTCCCGGCATGCCACCAAGCCCATCGCCGACACCGTCGGCACGGACGAACTCCGGTCGTGGTACCGGCCGTTGGACCTGCTGCCCGGCGGTGTCGAGACGGTGATCCCGGCGAGCAGCACGCTGGACGCGACGGTCGGGCAGGTGATGAGCGCCCTCGGTGTCAGGCATGCGCCTCCGGCGCCGCGGTGA
- a CDS encoding alpha/beta fold hydrolase, whose protein sequence is MPARRRLMAAAVTAAACLGAQSLSVTAAMAADEVVSRGVTIPAFYNPPATLPAANGTLIRTEPLPLALSLPGLDGPLPGTATRLMYKSTDSNGRPVAVTGAYIEPAAAWRGDGPRPLVAVAPGTMGQGDQCAASMGLEHPLNLNGQTVSVGYEDLSIYRLLAKGIAVVVTDYAGLGATDRLHTYVNRVDEGHAVLDAVRAARSVGGASITSASRVGLFGYSQGGGATASAAELQSSYAPDVTLAGTYAGAPPADLASVTKAIDGSELAGALGWSLNGFLQSDPSLKPIAEAHLNAAGKAALTDLSTMCVGDALFGYGYAKSTKWTTDGRSISDIIAATPALQAFLDSQRIGTFEPSGPVRLATGVSDNLVPHRQARQLAVDWCKKGADVTYKGVVLPDVGSALLNHFAPLLTDQGDAIAWLTDRLSGKKAASNCWSMPAQL, encoded by the coding sequence ATGCCCGCACGCAGACGGCTCATGGCCGCAGCAGTCACCGCTGCCGCCTGCCTCGGCGCCCAGTCGCTCTCGGTCACCGCCGCCATGGCAGCGGACGAGGTCGTCTCCCGGGGCGTCACCATCCCGGCGTTCTACAACCCGCCCGCCACGCTGCCCGCCGCCAACGGCACCCTCATCCGCACCGAGCCGCTGCCCCTGGCCCTCAGCCTGCCCGGCCTGGACGGACCGCTCCCCGGCACCGCGACCCGCCTGATGTACAAGTCCACCGACTCGAACGGCCGCCCGGTAGCCGTCACCGGCGCCTACATCGAACCCGCCGCGGCATGGCGGGGCGACGGACCACGCCCCCTGGTCGCGGTGGCACCCGGCACCATGGGACAGGGCGACCAGTGCGCCGCGTCCATGGGCCTGGAGCACCCACTGAACCTCAACGGCCAGACGGTGTCCGTCGGTTACGAGGATCTGTCGATCTACCGCCTCCTCGCGAAGGGCATCGCCGTGGTCGTCACCGACTACGCCGGCCTCGGCGCGACCGACCGCCTGCACACCTACGTCAACCGGGTCGACGAGGGACACGCGGTGCTGGACGCCGTCCGCGCCGCCCGCTCGGTCGGCGGAGCCTCCATCACCTCCGCCTCCCGAGTGGGGCTCTTCGGATACAGCCAGGGCGGCGGAGCGACCGCCTCGGCGGCCGAACTCCAGTCCTCCTACGCCCCCGACGTCACGCTCGCCGGGACCTACGCGGGCGCACCGCCCGCCGATCTGGCCTCGGTCACCAAGGCCATCGACGGCAGCGAACTCGCCGGCGCGCTGGGCTGGTCGCTCAACGGCTTCCTCCAGTCCGACCCGTCCCTGAAGCCCATCGCCGAGGCGCATCTCAACGCGGCGGGCAAGGCGGCCCTCACCGACCTGTCGACCATGTGCGTCGGGGACGCCCTCTTCGGCTACGGCTACGCGAAGAGCACCAAGTGGACGACCGACGGCCGGTCCATCAGCGACATCATCGCCGCGACACCCGCGCTGCAGGCGTTCCTGGACAGCCAGCGCATCGGGACGTTCGAACCGTCCGGCCCCGTGCGTCTGGCGACGGGCGTCAGCGACAACCTCGTACCGCACCGGCAGGCGCGCCAACTCGCCGTCGACTGGTGCAAGAAGGGCGCCGACGTCACGTACAAGGGCGTCGTCCTGCCCGATGTCGGCAGCGCGCTGCTCAACCACTTCGCACCGCTGCTCACCGACCAGGGCGACGCCATCGCCTGGCTGACGGACCGGCTGTCGGGCAAGAAGGCCGCCTCCAACTGCTGGAGCATGCCCGCACAGCTCTGA
- a CDS encoding hemolysin family protein, protein MSFPMALFVTVLLLIGSGFFVAAEFALVAAKRHRMEKAVAQGQRGAKAALAGMRELSLMLAGAQLGITVCTLGLGSVSKPAISHELDPLLHDLGLPTALSYGIAFVFAMVVVVFLHMVLGEMAPKSWAIAHPERSAMLLAPPFRAVVKAVRPLIAVLNRMSNALVRLCRVTPRDELASVHNREQLTHLVEESERLGLISESDSELLTRSLVEPETPVRELQIPAGEITSVDGDAGIDDILRLATAHDRTRLLVRDAGSVLGSVHARDALVARARSRTATARALARPVPEVTQETTVADAIELLRRNRASLAVVRDATGSLTGMVTLDDLLARYLQPA, encoded by the coding sequence ATGAGCTTCCCGATGGCGCTCTTCGTCACCGTGCTGCTGCTCATCGGCAGCGGATTCTTCGTCGCCGCCGAGTTCGCCCTGGTCGCCGCCAAACGGCACCGCATGGAGAAGGCCGTCGCGCAGGGACAGCGCGGCGCCAAGGCGGCCCTGGCCGGCATGCGCGAACTGTCGCTGATGCTGGCCGGCGCCCAACTCGGCATCACCGTCTGCACCCTGGGCCTCGGCTCGGTCTCCAAGCCGGCCATCTCCCACGAACTCGACCCGCTCCTGCACGACCTGGGCCTGCCCACTGCCCTCAGCTACGGCATCGCGTTCGTCTTCGCCATGGTCGTCGTGGTGTTCCTGCACATGGTGCTCGGCGAGATGGCTCCCAAGTCCTGGGCCATCGCCCATCCCGAACGCTCCGCGATGCTCCTCGCCCCGCCCTTCCGCGCCGTGGTGAAGGCGGTCCGCCCGCTGATCGCGGTGCTCAACCGGATGAGCAACGCGCTCGTACGGCTGTGCCGGGTCACCCCGCGCGACGAACTCGCCTCGGTCCACAACCGCGAACAACTCACCCACCTGGTCGAGGAGTCCGAACGCCTCGGCCTGATCAGCGAGAGCGACTCGGAGCTGCTCACCCGCTCGCTCGTCGAGCCCGAGACGCCCGTCAGGGAACTCCAGATCCCGGCCGGGGAGATCACCTCGGTCGACGGTGACGCGGGCATCGACGACATCCTGCGCCTGGCCACCGCCCATGACCGCACGCGCCTGCTGGTGCGGGACGCGGGCAGCGTCCTCGGCTCCGTCCATGCCCGCGACGCCCTGGTGGCCCGGGCCCGGTCCAGGACCGCCACCGCCCGCGCTCTGGCCCGGCCGGTACCGGAGGTGACGCAGGAGACCACGGTCGCGGACGCGATCGAGCTCCTGCGCCGCAACCGTGCCTCCCTCGCCGTCGTCCGGGACGCGACGGGCAGCCTCACGGGCATGGTGACGCTGGACGACCTGCTGGCCCGCTATCTGCAGCCGGCCTGA
- a CDS encoding hemolysin family protein: MSVVSALLGLLAVFVLTAGTGYFVAQEFAYVSADRLALAREAEAGDRKAARALTVLERLSFMLSGAQLGITVTGLVVGFIAEPSVSALLEPALTGIGIPEGAVGGISVVLAFVLATVVQMVLGELAPKNLAIAVPERLAKSLASSTLAYLKVVGPLVRIFDGAANRLLRKAGIEPVEELHHGATLEELGHLIGESHQQGQLPKETAELIDHALEFSERTLDEVMVPRVDAVFVRKDATAAEAVDLIAKHGHSTYPVLGDHPDDVPGVVGVRELMRLPAAALATTTAGAVARRPLLLPDTLPLPHAVEQMRERDDEFAVVLDEHGGLAGIVTYEDIAEELVGDIADETDTVIEVAVPDGEGWLVDAGRRLDEIADATGIELPEEDDYDTVAGLIVDRLGRFPAIGDRLTVELLDGGRALIDVRTLDRHVPDRARIQKVEEEQV; the protein is encoded by the coding sequence ATGAGTGTCGTGAGCGCCCTGCTCGGTCTGCTGGCCGTCTTCGTCCTCACCGCCGGCACCGGCTACTTCGTGGCCCAGGAGTTCGCCTACGTCTCCGCGGACCGGCTCGCCCTCGCCCGTGAGGCGGAGGCGGGCGACCGGAAGGCCGCCCGCGCCCTGACGGTCCTGGAGCGCCTGTCGTTCATGCTGTCCGGCGCCCAGCTCGGCATCACCGTCACCGGCCTGGTCGTCGGCTTCATCGCCGAGCCGTCCGTCTCCGCACTGCTCGAGCCCGCGCTGACCGGCATCGGCATCCCCGAGGGCGCCGTGGGCGGCATCTCCGTCGTCCTCGCCTTCGTCCTGGCCACCGTCGTCCAGATGGTGCTGGGCGAACTCGCCCCCAAGAACCTCGCCATCGCCGTCCCGGAGCGCCTGGCCAAGTCCCTGGCCTCCTCGACCCTGGCGTACCTCAAGGTCGTCGGCCCGCTCGTGCGGATCTTCGACGGCGCCGCCAACCGGCTGCTGCGCAAGGCCGGCATCGAGCCCGTCGAGGAACTCCACCACGGTGCCACCCTGGAGGAACTCGGCCACCTCATCGGCGAGTCCCACCAACAGGGGCAACTGCCCAAGGAGACCGCCGAACTCATCGACCACGCCCTGGAGTTCTCCGAGCGCACCCTCGACGAGGTGATGGTCCCGCGTGTGGACGCCGTCTTCGTCCGCAAGGACGCCACCGCGGCCGAGGCCGTCGACCTGATCGCCAAGCACGGCCACTCCACCTACCCCGTCCTCGGCGACCACCCCGACGACGTCCCCGGCGTCGTCGGCGTACGCGAGCTGATGCGCCTGCCCGCCGCGGCCCTCGCCACCACCACCGCGGGCGCGGTGGCCCGCCGCCCGCTGCTGCTGCCCGACACCCTCCCGCTGCCGCACGCCGTCGAGCAGATGCGTGAGCGGGACGACGAGTTCGCGGTCGTCCTGGACGAGCACGGCGGTCTCGCCGGCATCGTCACCTACGAGGACATCGCGGAGGAACTGGTCGGAGACATCGCCGACGAGACCGACACCGTCATCGAGGTCGCCGTCCCCGACGGCGAGGGCTGGCTGGTGGACGCCGGCCGCCGCCTCGACGAGATCGCCGACGCCACCGGCATCGAACTGCCCGAGGAGGACGACTACGACACCGTGGCAGGCCTGATCGTGGACCGCCTGGGCCGCTTCCCGGCCATCGGCGACCGCCTCACCGTCGAACTCCTCGACGGAGGACGCGCGTTGATCGACGTACGCACGCTCGACCGGCACGTGCCGGACCGGGCCCGGATCCAGAAGGTCGAGGAGGAGCAGGTATGA
- a CDS encoding tellurite resistance TerB family protein, whose translation MALWDRFKESASTMQTQLVAKKNDLKSGAFRDASMAMCALVAAADGSVDPSERQRVAQLIATNEVLQNFDAMDLQRRFDDNINKLTTDFAFGKVSVLQEIGKAKKKPAEARAVVQIGIVIGGADGDFDKSEQAVVREACFALDLPPHEFDL comes from the coding sequence ATGGCCCTGTGGGACCGGTTCAAGGAGTCCGCGTCGACGATGCAGACGCAGCTCGTGGCGAAGAAGAACGACCTCAAGAGCGGCGCCTTCCGCGACGCGAGCATGGCCATGTGCGCGCTGGTCGCCGCCGCGGACGGGAGTGTCGATCCCTCCGAGCGCCAGCGGGTGGCCCAGCTGATCGCCACCAACGAGGTGCTGCAGAACTTCGACGCCATGGACCTCCAGCGCCGCTTCGACGACAACATCAACAAGCTGACCACCGACTTCGCCTTCGGCAAGGTGAGCGTGCTCCAGGAGATCGGCAAGGCGAAGAAGAAGCCGGCCGAGGCGCGTGCCGTGGTGCAGATCGGCATCGTGATCGGCGGGGCCGACGGCGACTTCGACAAGAGCGAGCAGGCCGTCGTACGCGAGGCGTGTTTCGCACTCGACCTGCCGCCGCACGAGTTCGACCTCTGA